The proteins below are encoded in one region of Elusimicrobiota bacterium:
- the bcpA gene encoding Carboxyvinyl-carboxyphosphonate phosphorylmutase, with amino-acid sequence MKSAGKKLKQLLKAGVVVMPGAYDGISAHLIKNSGFKAGYITGAGLSVSLLGKPDIGLLTLEDIAPVVRNVAAVVDIPFLVDVDTGFGGVANVARVVQEMEAAGAAGIQIEDQEFPKRCGHLNGKKVVSIPEMVAKVRAACAARKDKNFVVVARTDARGVSGLKEALIRAKAYKEAGADIIFPEALQTVGEFRIFGRQKTLGVLMANMTEFGRSPALSVHELASMGFRLVLYPMTAFRVAAFAIDRALHHLRVTGSTQSLLNQMQTRQELYSLIRYDEFIEREKLFSVRAKKINHKRKK; translated from the coding sequence ATCTCATCAAGAATTCTGGTTTTAAAGCCGGTTACATTACGGGGGCCGGATTATCGGTGAGTTTGTTGGGAAAACCCGATATTGGCCTTTTGACCTTGGAAGATATCGCGCCGGTGGTGAGAAATGTGGCGGCCGTGGTGGATATTCCCTTTTTGGTGGACGTCGATACCGGCTTTGGCGGGGTGGCGAACGTGGCCCGGGTGGTCCAGGAAATGGAGGCCGCGGGCGCCGCGGGCATTCAAATTGAGGATCAGGAGTTTCCGAAAAGATGTGGGCACCTTAATGGGAAAAAGGTGGTGAGCATCCCAGAAATGGTCGCCAAAGTCCGCGCCGCTTGCGCGGCCCGAAAGGATAAAAATTTCGTGGTGGTTGCGCGGACCGACGCGCGCGGAGTGTCGGGCCTCAAAGAGGCTTTAATTCGAGCCAAGGCCTATAAAGAGGCCGGGGCCGACATTATTTTCCCTGAGGCGCTCCAAACGGTCGGTGAATTCCGAATCTTTGGGCGACAAAAGACTCTTGGAGTCCTTATGGCAAATATGACAGAATTCGGCCGCTCTCCTGCGTTGTCGGTTCATGAGCTGGCTTCCATGGGTTTTCGTTTGGTGTTGTATCCCATGACAGCTTTTCGTGTGGCGGCCTTCGCCATTGATAGAGCGCTCCACCACTTGCGGGTGACAGGCAGTACCCAGTCACTTCTCAATCAGATGCAAACCAGGCAGGAGCTCTATTCGTTGATTCGATACGACGAATTTATTGAGAGAGAAAAGTTGTTTTCAGTCAGGGCAAAAAAAATCAACCATAAAAGGAAGAAATGA